The nucleotide sequence TCTgcggcacatagtaggtgcttggGAAATCTCCCCTTTAAGAATAAGCATAAAGAAGAGTTGGAGCTAAGCatgcatacttgtaatcccagccctcgagaggctgaggcaaaacgatggaaagtttgaggctagcctgggctacataccaaGACCCtgccttaggaaaaaaaaagcataaaggcAAATTGAAGAAACCATCTAGCCAATGTATAAAAGCACCAACCTTGGctggttgttgttggtggtggtggtgcatgcctttagtcccagcacggTTCATGGTCAACCTGGTCTGTAAtggagagtgagttccaggagagccagggctgttacacacacaGCTTTGACCGAGATGGGGGTCCGCCAATCCGGCTACCAAGTGAAACCTTGTCTTCCTAAAACCAAAAAGagaccaaaaaaaacccccaaaaaacaaaacaacacaacaacaacaaaaaacaccttTGATCTTTCCCCTCCTTACTTCCAGTACCTTCCCAATGCACATTCATAAAAATATTGACCTTTCCCCCCCTAAAATGCCCGTCTGGTTGGAAATCTCTTGAGCAGTTAGGAATGATGCCTACTGACTCCAAGTTGCTGTTTGTGTCTGGAGTTGGGGGATGGTAGGTACCACTCAGTGGGAGCTGTCAGCCAGTGTTTGATGAAAGCCAGAGATGGAGGCCATATTTATAGCAAACTGCCTCAGCAGCTTTTAGTCTTGCTATGAAAGAGTGTGTGCAGAGCGGAGAAAGACAAGGATTCTTTGGAGACCCAAGCAAGGGCTTTCAAAAAGAGAATGTAGAAGCCAGCAGGcagtctgagttcagatcctggtTGGTTGGCTAGCTGTCTGCTCTGAACACGTATACCCTTTGATGTTTAGTGCACCACCTGTGAGATGCgcatataatttattattgttttagtgGTGCTAGGGATTGGACTAAAGGCCTTAATCATACAGGCAGGGGCTCCCCTAGACCCTAaggggggattctaggcaggagctttaccactgagccactccccaAGTCCCTCACTAGGGGATTCTAAGCAGGGGCTCTACCATTGAGCAAGGATGCCATCAGCCCtctttttacatttcattttgagACATGTCTCCCTAAATTacttaggctgaccttgaactcactcaatAGTCCAGGCAGGATTTGAACTTTGATCCACTAGCGTCAGGTTCCTAAGTAGGTGAGATGACAGTCCTGTACCCAAATATTCCCAGAATCCAGCTGTAGTCCCTgtgctgccccctgctggctTAGCTTCTGTCCCTGTTATAGCGAGGTCACAGTCTGGGCTCCAGTTCCCCTACAGTCTGCCCCCACCAGCAGCCAGAAGGAACTCATGCATCCCTGAGTCAGGTCAGTTTGTGACCCCTACCCCCAGCTCAGTCCTGGCCCAGCTGCATGCTGTccatcctctctctgcctcctggctgttCCTCACCCAACTCCCCGCCTCAGCCTTCAGatctctgctttctgctctttGGTTCCTCTGGCCTACTTCTCGGTCCCCTCTCAGATCACAGCATCTTTCTCACCTCCTTCGTTTCTGTCTCCTCATTGCTCATGTGGCACCTTCCCAGCAAAGCCGTTCTTCTCTGCCCACTTCCAGCAAAGTGCAGCTCCGCCCCCGCACCCCAGATCCCCATTCCTTCTGTTGGCCTCGCCTGTCTCCTTGGCCCCTTCAGCTGTGGACACAGGACATGTTTCCTCTGTTCATCATCTGTCTGCCCTCCTGGGCTTTGCACTCTATACAGGAAGAAATTTTGTGTGATTTATCTACAGCTTAAAATAGTACCCAGCACGTTCAATGTATTTGGTAAATACAAAGAAATGCCCCTAAGGGGTTTGACCTGACTCAGGTGTGAAGAGGGCTTCTCTGACCTTGTGAGGACAGAGGGAAGGCCAGCGAGCACGGGCCAGCCATATAGACTGCCCCAACCACCCTTTCTGATGTAGCCCCATCCTGCATTATCCCATCCctatccctccctcctccacctcccttccATCCTTCATTCTGCCTGAGACAtactgtagccctgactgacctcaaacccacaagcctcctgcttcagcctcccaagggctgacaTAGCAGGTGTTTTTGTGCCTGACTCTTGCCAGTTATTAATGATAAATTGGCTGGGtgacttttgttttgattttttttgaaacagggtcttttaattctgtagccccagctggcctggaattaaatatgtagcccacactggtctcaaacttgtggcaattctcctgcctcggcttcctgagtgctgggatggttGGTGGAAGTCATCCACTGAGCTAAGGAGACTCTGGAATCACTGAGTCCCATCTCCCAGGTTTTGCTTGGCTAATAGAAGCTggactctcccttcttcctcttccttctaccAAGCCCTGGCTACCCTGCAGCTCGCTATAGCTGgattctcccttcttcctctcccttctaccaagccctggctaccctgcagctctctatagaccaggctggcctccaactcacagaaatctgccagcctcacctcctgagtgctgggattaaagacatgccaccacatccagttaaAATGTATAGCCTGTGCTATCCTTGAACCCACGAGCCTCCTGCTAATGCCTCCTTTGGAAAATTCTAGGCTCATGTTCCACCATAACCACCCTTTTGGTaggtagttcagactggccttgaacccatgaaCCTGTAGTCTTCACCTTCTGGGTACTAGAATTGCAGGCATCTGTCGTAGCTCCTCCTCCCGCCAGACCCTTCtaatcttccttttctccttgtcATACttcttctttaaatgttttagtaACCTAGCCCACTAGCCAAGGGTTTCCGACCCCTTCTGGCGGTTCCCCAAACCTGGCTGCATCTGGGCGTGTTCATCCACAATGAACGCCCTGTGCaggctttctctccctcctctgctttctcctcaAGTCAAATAAAATCATTCCCTGGTTCCTGGCGTCCGAGACAAGTGCCAGCAGCTTGGGTATCCCAGTGGGGAGGGACACCCACTAGTGAAATCCCACCTAGTAGTGGGTGCAGATATCACCCCTGGGTGACAAGGGGTGCAGGACCAGAGCCCCCAGGACCTCAGGCAGCCAGGAAAGCTGTTGTCCGGCCACTGTAGGACCCAGGCCTGGCTCTGTCGCCCTGCAGTGCAGGTCAGCCCCGGGGACTCGCGACTTGCGGTGTTTGACAAGACGGAGGGGACGTGGAGGCTGCTGTGTTCTTCACGCTCCAACGCCAGGGTGGCAGGGCTCGGCTGTGAGGAGATGGGCTTCCTCAGGTACCCGGGTGGCcctcgggggaggggagggcatggCATGGAATGGGGCAGGAGGTGGCTTTGACCGTAGCCCCGTGCAGGGCCCTGGCGCACTCGGAGTTGGATGTGCGAACCGCGGGCGCCAACGGTACATCGGGCTTCTTCTGTGTGGACGAGGGCGGCCTgccgatggctcagaggttgctGGATGTCATCTCTGTGTGGTGAGCAGGACAAGTGCGGGTGGCACTGGACCCTTGGCCTCCAAATATCGTCCTAACTGGTCGCTTGGCTTGTCTCTCTGTCCCACTCCTGTCCTGTGTCTTCTCCCAGCGACTGCCCTAGAGGCCGATTTGTGACTGTCGTCTGTCAAGGTGAGACCCAGGCCTCAAACTCTTCTCTAGATACAGGCCAGAACTGGGGCCCTGGGACCCTGGGACCCCAGGGTGGAGTGTCCCCACAAACTGCCCAGGATCTCCACATGTCCAAGGTTAGGGAGAGCCCGCCCTGTTCCCATGAACTGCTGGGGCGGGGCTgtgtctcctcccacccccagagaTAGACTATGCCCTGGAAGCCAATTCGCCAATTCTGAGCCTTTCTGGTCACTTCTCCACAGACTGTGGCCGCAGAAAACTGCCAGTGGATCGCATTGTGGGGGGCCAGGACAGCAGCCTGGGAAGGTGGCCATGGCAGGTCAGCCTGCGTTATGATGGGACCCACCTCTGTGGGGGATCCCTGCTGTCCGGGGACTGGGTGCTGACAGCTGCACATTGCTTTCCAGAGTGAGTGTTCCCCACAGTCCTACAGagggtggggcaggagagagggctACAGAGGCCGGGCCCAGGGACTTGTGCCTTCTGTCCTGGCAGGCGCAACCGGGTCCTGTCTCGATGGCGAGTGTTTGCTGGCGCTGTGGCCCGGACTTCGCCCCATGGCGTGCAGCTGGGGGTTAAGGCTGTGATCTATCATGGGGGCTACCTTCCCTTTCGAGATCCTACCATTGAGGAGAACAGCAACGACATCGCTCTGgttcacctctccagtcccctgccTCTCACCGGTAAGCCTGGAGACCCAGCTTCAGGTTGGGGACTCCCAGAGACTCAGGGATCAAAAAAAGGGGCCCGTGAAGCAAAGTAGAGCCATCTTCAGGTTTCCTTGGTGATAATAGACCCATCTTGAGGGAGCACAAAGTGGGCATTAGCTGTGAATGTTAGATAGCATAAATGCTAGATAGCATGGCTGCCATACATAACTCTCTGAGCCTCCTTCCGTAAAAGAGTCGGTCACCGTGACCCGGTGATTCCTTTTCTACATGGAAGAGAAGGGCTACAGATGGTCACACAGAAGATCAGTGCGCAGATGTTCTCAATAGAACCATTCGGTCAGAGTAACCTGGGCGTGAAGGCATATTCCCCCAGCactaggaggaggaggcaggagcattgagttcaaggctagccttggccacacaatgaatttgaggctagcctaggctacacaggacactaaataaatgaataggcCACCCAGGTAGGAGAGCAGTTAGGGTGGAGGTGTTGCAAACGGGTAAGGAATCTGAGGTTTCTTTGGGAGAGACAAAGTGTTCTGAAGTGGAACACGGTGGCAGTGTGCCAGTCTGGGAAGATGCCAAAGCCATCAACTCACATCCACTCTAACATGGAGAATTGTAAGACGAATGAATTATGGTTGTGCGAAGCTGCAGTCATCGTTAGTAAGGCTGTGCCCCTCCAGACACCATACATAATTAAAACACATGGAGAGGGGATGGAGcggtgtctcagtggttaagcgtGCTTGCTATCCTTATGGAGGGTCCTCATTcggttcctagaacccatgtcCAGCctctcacaactgtctctaattccagctccaggggatctgacacccttttctgaactccacaggtacacacacacacacacacacacacacacacataaaaataatttttttaaagatttatttattcatacagtatcctgcctatagggcagaagagggcaccagatctcattacagatggttgtgagccaccacgtggttgctgggaattgaactcaggtcctctggaaaagcagtcagtgctcttaaccactgagccatctctccagcccctaaaaataaatcttaaaaatatggaGAACCAGCTGATGTAGCTCATGTCTGCCATGTCAGCACCGAGGGAGTCTGAGGAAGAAAgactttgagtctgaggccagcctgggcttttttgagagactctttctcaaaacaccccaagtaactaaataaataacagtaaaCAAGTAAGGACAGTAACGTGCTGAGCTTCCGTACAGCTGTGTGCTACATGAGGTCATTTTGGTTACAGAGCATCTACATGACTGTGGTCCTGTGGAGATAAGATGGCCTTGTGACATCAGAGTCATCTTAATTTACATGAAGGGGCCTCTTAGGGTTTCCACACAATGACAGAATCATCTGAGGACACATTTCTCAGTGTCGGCTTGTTGCCAAGTGACTGTGTGCTTTCATCAGCCTTGGCGTGTCCCAGGTCTGGACTCACTTCGTTCTCCCACAGTCCTCTCTGTTGCTGTTTATACTTCTTATAAAAACTTCATGTTTTCAACACCACATCCACTTCCTACCACAGGGTTTCTGCAGGgaacttattttgtgtgtatgctgtgttttctttcagtgctggggatcgacCCTAGGACCTTGTGCActgtaggcaagcactctaccactgagctataacccCTGTTTGGGGCAGATCCTTGTTTGCATTTTGCATCGAGGTGCTGATGCAGAGGGAGGCTGAGTTAGCGTCATGGCAACAGCGAGGGCTGCCAGGACTGCTTGCGTGTGCTGTGCACTGCACAGGGATACTCCATCTTAGGGAAGCCAATGCCCTCGGAGGCCTGTGTGTTTATTATAGTTTCCTGACAGGTAGAAGCTAAGGGTCtcaagggcagggcagggcagggcagggcagggcatgttttcctgttttctgccTCTGAGCTAGTTATAGTCCCGTGACCATGGTTAAGAGCCCAAACTTGGGAAACTGAGCTAACTTAGGCTCTAGATCTGATTATATTGGCTTCTGTGAAACTTTGGACGGGTGACATGGCTTCCTGTCCTTCCTGAGGCAAAGGTCAATCCCGGCTCCCTGGGATGATTGGGGATGAAAGGAAAAGATTTAGGAAGCAGCACACACACTGGATGAAGAAGGCTCCATGGTGGTAGTGATAAGGTGTACTGGGGTtgtgtggagggtgaggtggCTGAATGGCTGCGTCCCACAAGGGACAGAATGACTGGTGGGGACTGGGCTGCTCCATTCTCTCTCACAGAATACATTCAGCCGGTGTGTCTCCCCGCTGCGGGACAGGCCCTGGTGGATGGCAAGGTCTGTACTGTGACCGGCTGGGGCAACACACAGTTCTACGGTGAGTTCCAGGTCCTGCCAGTCACGCCATTAGAGGAGCCTGAggctgctggggtggggggaggctagGTGAACCTCTAAGGGATCCCGAGGCCATAGGGTGGGCACCAGGAGACGAAGACTTGTTTGCCAGTTTTCTGGCCACCTTACCCACATCCCCTCAGGCCAGCAGGCTGTGGTGCTCCAAGAGGCCCGGGTCCCCATCATAAGCAACGAGGTCTGCAACAGCCCTGACTTCTACGGGAATCAGATCAAACCCAAGATGTTCTGTGCTGGTTATCCCGAGGGTGGCATTGATGCTTGCCAGGTGAGGGGCACAGGGGGGGCAGCCCCCCCAGGGCCAACATTACAGAGACGGGGCCAGGGTAATGCTCCCTCACTGTAGCCATGGGGGCCTCCAGCCAGGTGTCCCATCCCACCCACTAGGGTGACAGTGGCGGCCCATTCGTGTGTGAGGACAGCATCTCTGGGACATCAAGATGGCGGCTCTGTGGCATTGTAAGCTGGGGTACGGGCTGTGCTTTGGCCCACAAGCCAGGAGTGTACACCAAAGTCATTGACTTCCGAGAGTGGATCTTCCAGGCCATAAAGGTGAGTTGGTCTAGGGCGGGACTATCTGGGATTTTATTAAAGAAGGTAGAAGTTTGGGGGAGACCTGTGTTTGGACCTATCAGAGGGCACTCTAGTGCACTGGTGGGTCCCCAAAGGCTTCTGGGGAAGGGACAGTAGTTACAGAGTGTTGGGGAAAGTGTCCGAAACCTTGGAAGCGCATGGCTCTTTCCCTAGGCTCACTCCGAAGCCAGTGGCATGGTGACTCAGCCCTGACCCAGCCTCACCTCGCTGCTCGCGCCTCCAGAGCCGGAGTTGATCTGACGCTCCAGACCGGCATGGTAGGCTCCACACTGGGCCTCACACGGAGCAGTTTTCCTCATGGACCCAGTCCACAGGTCCGAGGACTCTCTCCCACAGTGGCCGGCCCACTCAGTCTTGGGGCCACTCGGCCTCAACCTCCCCACCCCATGTATATATTACTCTGTCCTCTGGGGACTGCTTTCCAGGTGCCCCTGTGGGAATactctttaaataataaatgtggTTTTGAttaatggatctctgagtttacaAACTTAAGCAGTAATGTGGATATTTGATAGTAACAGAAAGGGCTGGAGGCAAATCTGGATGCGATTAGGACCCCCGATTCTTACCCATGTGAGAAAACATTTAAACGGGTCCTGATGGCTCACTCCTCTAATCCCGACACTTGGGAGGATCATCAcaagttaaaggctagcctgggctacatagtgagtttcaggccagccttggctaca is from Microtus pennsylvanicus isolate mMicPen1 chromosome 1, mMicPen1.hap1, whole genome shotgun sequence and encodes:
- the Hpn gene encoding serine protease hepsin, which produces MAKKEGVRTAPCCSRPKVAAVIVGTLLLLTGIGAASWAIVTILLRSDQEPLYPVQVSPGDSRLAVFDKTEGTWRLLCSSRSNARVAGLGCEEMGFLRALAHSELDVRTAGANGTSGFFCVDEGGLPMAQRLLDVISVCDCPRGRFVTVVCQDCGRRKLPVDRIVGGQDSSLGRWPWQVSLRYDGTHLCGGSLLSGDWVLTAAHCFPERNRVLSRWRVFAGAVARTSPHGVQLGVKAVIYHGGYLPFRDPTIEENSNDIALVHLSSPLPLTEYIQPVCLPAAGQALVDGKVCTVTGWGNTQFYGQQAVVLQEARVPIISNEVCNSPDFYGNQIKPKMFCAGYPEGGIDACQGDSGGPFVCEDSISGTSRWRLCGIVSWGTGCALAHKPGVYTKVIDFREWIFQAIKAHSEASGMVTQP